The sequence GTGATTGCTTTCAGGGTAGACGGGCAGATCTATTGGTCTTGGCATGTCTGGGTGACGGATGATCCTTCCAACGGATCAAAATATAAAAGTTATCCGAATGTAAAAAGACAAAGAGCAGACGGTATCACCGAAACAATTCCCGATTCCGATTGGGGTTGGATGGACAGAAATCTGGGTGCCGTAGGAAGCTCCATCACAGCCGATGAATGGATCAAAAACGGGGGCCTCCTTTACCAGTGGGGAAGGAAAGACCCGATTCCGCCGCTGGTGTATAAAGGAAATGATTTTTATGAAGTTACAGGTTCCATCGGCAGAGTAAGACATAGAGGAGCAAAAAACTTTACCGGAGCAACCAGTTTTGATAATCTCAGAAAATTTGTTTTGCTTTCAAATGCAAATGTTACCAATAATATTAGACTTGCGGTCCAAAATCCGTTAAGTCTTATTTACGTAAATAAAGATGACAATTCAGGGATAGCTTATTATAACAATAATGCCAACTTGATGGTAAACTGGTTCGGAAAAATGACGGGGCTCAATGACAGCCAATTGACGGAGCTTAATCTTTGGTCGGATAATTCTCAGGGAAAAATTAGTACAAACTATAATGCAGATGCTTCAGCACAGCCTTACAGAAGCAAATCTTCCTATGACCCTTGTCCGAATGGCTGGAGAATGCCTTCTGTTTTGGTTGCCAACCTGGCTTCGTCTACTTATGTGGATGATGTAAGAATCGATTATTCTCCTTTCGGCGTAAGAACGAATATGGGGAAAAATACGTTTGAAGCCAATAATTATCATAAAATAAAACCTACTGATGCAGGAGTCCCTTCTTTTATGACGGGTTTCAGATTATATCCCAATTTCGGGTATGATCTTTCCAACGTCGGCGGAATGAATATGGGTGTTTTTCCTGGAACGGGAACGATTTCCTTTAATGCACATCAGGGTCAGTATACCGATCAGCACCATACCGTGTTATGGACAGCAACAATGGCTAAACATTTTGATGCTACTCCGGCAGTTTTAGCAAGATCTTTATTTATGATTCCTGATAAGGGGCAGCCAGACATCCCGGATCCCAGCCTTCCGAATGTACAGGGAAGATATTGGTATTTTCCTTTAGGTTCTAATACTACATCAGATGTGAATGCCTGCAGATGCGTCAAAGATCCTTTGTATGTAGTAGACAGCTATGATTTCCCTACAGAATACTTGGTTCCGGAAACAGAATATCGTGAAGGACTCAGCAATCCAAATACTTATCAGGCCGTAAAAACAACATCAGCATTCAATATTGATATTCCCGTAAGTAAGGCATTTTCTGTACAAAGCCAGCTTTTGAATAATAAGAGTATTTTAAATACAACAAGTTTTAATGATCTTAAAGCAAATGTTCTGTGGACTACAAATACCAATTTAATTAATAAAATAGCGATGGTTAATCCGTCTCCGAGTTCTTTGGCAGATATTAATAATTCAAGAATTACGGTTACAGTTAATCCTAATCAAAGCGGTAATGCAGTTATTACCCTGCATAATGGAAGTATTACAAACCCAATTTACTGGTCTTGGCATATTTGGGTAACTGATACCGCAATCGGTACAAAAAATTACACGACTGAACTTCCGGAGGCATCGGTAACCAATTATGTGAATTATGTAAATAAAGCAGACAATATTTTCCAGACAGAATTTATGGATAGAAACCTGGGAGCTACAGATGCATTCCCTGCGGTGGCAAATCCGCTTACGCCTACTGCAGCCGAACTGGCAAAAATTAAGGCTTCTACAGGAATGCATTACCAATGGGGAAGAAAAGATCCGATCCCGATTTTCCAGCATGCAGATGATAGAACCTCCTATCCGATTTATCTGGGCAGTGTTACAGCAAGTGGAAGCGTTGTATATACGACTCTTACCGGTGCAACGTATAATGATCTGGCAGGAAGTTATATTGTTCCTTATAATACCTATGCGAATTCAACAAATGCCAACGTTTTAGCTACGGATAAAGTTTCCGATAAAATTACAAAAGTGTTGTCTTACTCTGTGAGAAATCCTTTGGTATATATGATTCCGAGTACATTTGCTCCGTACAACAGTGCGATTCCGGCCTATACCAACGGAACAGACTGGCTGGCCAACGAACCGAATTTGGCGCCCGACAGATGGGGAAGAGGAGGCGAAAAATCTCCTTTTGATCCTTGCCCGGGCGGATGGAGAATTCCGGATCTTTCTGGGGTAGCTATTACATCCGGTAAAGATTTTGGATTGACACCTTGGTACAAAAAAGATAAAAACGTAGCAACCTCATATAGCATTATTAATGATTATCTGGGGCAGAGAGTAAGAAGAAGCGCGACCTATAGCTATACAATAGGATATATTTTTAACAATCCTTCTTACAATGTAGGAAATTACCCGAACTCGGGTTCAAGGGGATTCAGGAGTGTAATGATCAATCAGACGCCGGTGGGAACTTACAATTTCATCAATTTACAGTATCCCGGAATCTGGACAGCCGCTCTGAACACGAATTATATCGGAAGACCTATTAATGTCTTGTTTGATGCAGCTTCCAGTGCCAACAGAATGATCGCCTTCCATGATAATAATGACCCTTATTTCGGAATGAGCTGCCGTTGCGTGAAAATAAAATATGATGCCAACGGAAACGAAGAAGGTGTGATTCCGAAACTTCAGATCACTTCTTTACCGGCTGCAATATCAAGCGAAATTTTAAATAAAAGCGAAGTTGAAGTCATTGTAAAAGATACGAAAATTTCTCTTTTCCCTATTCCGGTGAAAGACGAGCTTCATATCAATGCTCCGAATAACAACAACGGATATTACTATCAGATTTACAGCATGTCTGGTCAGCTTGTACAATCCGGTAAGTTTGAAGATGGCAAGACCAATGTCTCTTCATTGATATCAGGAACGTATCTTGTAAGAATAAATTCTTCAAAAGAAATTGTAAAAATTATTAAAGAATAAAATCAATTAATAGTAAAAGGGGTAAGATGAATAACATTTTGCCCTTTTTTTTATGAAATTTAAATTAAATCTATTTTAACTGAAGATAATATCTATGATTTAATTGTAAATAAACTTCATCTTTCTATTAATAAAGGCTTTCAGCGAGTGATGCACTCGTCTATTTTTACTTGTAAAACAGCCCGATTTATCAAAATACAAGATATTACAAAACCTATCTAATAAAAAAACTTTACTTTTGCAAAAAATTTTTAGAATGTCGAAAAATTTAGTAATCGTCGAATCACCGGCAAAAGCAAAAACTATTCAGAAATATTTAGGGAAGGATTTCGAGGTAAAATCCAGCTTCGGACATATCCGGGATCTGCCTAAAAAAGGAATGGGAATTGATCTTGCCACATTCAGTCCGGATTACGAGGTTTCCGCAGACAAAAAGAAATTGGTAACAGAATTGAAAGCTGCCGTGAAAAAAGCCGAAATGGTTTGGCTGGCTTCCGATGAAGACCGCGAGG is a genomic window of Chryseobacterium wanjuense containing:
- a CDS encoding T9SS type A sorting domain-containing protein — protein: MKKSINNLVALLCCLVTSGIYAHTGFRDSEVKSLVKDLSYVMRSDSLIKNSGGADRRQSINKNFTTSLLPDWTKAPNSYIFDPVQNSDGIYIPVRKAYAMWEQDKYIGGRAIPNGKITADVLWEDVHGLIKSGPAYSLEVLDSGQSAKIRVPVNKAKKGNAVIAFRVDGQIYWSWHVWVTDDPSNGSKYKSYPNVKRQRADGITETIPDSDWGWMDRNLGAVGSSITADEWIKNGGLLYQWGRKDPIPPLVYKGNDFYEVTGSIGRVRHRGAKNFTGATSFDNLRKFVLLSNANVTNNIRLAVQNPLSLIYVNKDDNSGIAYYNNNANLMVNWFGKMTGLNDSQLTELNLWSDNSQGKISTNYNADASAQPYRSKSSYDPCPNGWRMPSVLVANLASSTYVDDVRIDYSPFGVRTNMGKNTFEANNYHKIKPTDAGVPSFMTGFRLYPNFGYDLSNVGGMNMGVFPGTGTISFNAHQGQYTDQHHTVLWTATMAKHFDATPAVLARSLFMIPDKGQPDIPDPSLPNVQGRYWYFPLGSNTTSDVNACRCVKDPLYVVDSYDFPTEYLVPETEYREGLSNPNTYQAVKTTSAFNIDIPVSKAFSVQSQLLNNKSILNTTSFNDLKANVLWTTNTNLINKIAMVNPSPSSLADINNSRITVTVNPNQSGNAVITLHNGSITNPIYWSWHIWVTDTAIGTKNYTTELPEASVTNYVNYVNKADNIFQTEFMDRNLGATDAFPAVANPLTPTAAELAKIKASTGMHYQWGRKDPIPIFQHADDRTSYPIYLGSVTASGSVVYTTLTGATYNDLAGSYIVPYNTYANSTNANVLATDKVSDKITKVLSYSVRNPLVYMIPSTFAPYNSAIPAYTNGTDWLANEPNLAPDRWGRGGEKSPFDPCPGGWRIPDLSGVAITSGKDFGLTPWYKKDKNVATSYSIINDYLGQRVRRSATYSYTIGYIFNNPSYNVGNYPNSGSRGFRSVMINQTPVGTYNFINLQYPGIWTAALNTNYIGRPINVLFDAASSANRMIAFHDNNDPYFGMSCRCVKIKYDANGNEEGVIPKLQITSLPAAISSEILNKSEVEVIVKDTKISLFPIPVKDELHINAPNNNNGYYYQIYSMSGQLVQSGKFEDGKTNVSSLISGTYLVRINSSKEIVKIIKE